A window of Equus przewalskii isolate Varuska chromosome 18, EquPr2, whole genome shotgun sequence contains these coding sequences:
- the NDUFB4 gene encoding NADH dehydrogenase [ubiquinone] 1 beta subcomplex subunit 4, translated as MSFPKYEPSRLASLPTTLDPAEYDISPETRKAQAERLAIRSRLKREYLLQYNDPSRRGLVEDPALLRWTYARSANIYPNFRPTPKTSLLGALFGIGPLFFWYYVFKTDRDKKEKLIQEGKLDRTFNISY; from the exons ATGTCTTTCCCCAAGTACGAGCCGTCGCGCCTGGCCAGCCTGCCTACCACCCTCGACCCAGCTGAGTACGACATATCTCCGGAAACGCGGAAGGCGCAAGCTGAACGGTTGGCCATAAGATCCCGGCTTAAACGGGAGTATCTGCTTCAGTACAACGACCCCAGCCGCCGAGGGCTCGTT gAAGATCCTGCCTTGCTTCGTTGGACCTATGCAAGATCAGCAAATATCTATCCTAATTTCAGACCCACTCCCAAGACCTCACTCTTAGGAGCACTGTTTGGAATCGGGCCCCTCTTCTTCTGGTATTATGTTTTCAAAACTGACAGA gataagaaagaaaaacttatcCAGGAAGGAAAATTGGATCGCACATTTAACATCTCATATTAA